One region of Aminobacterium colombiense DSM 12261 genomic DNA includes:
- a CDS encoding aspartate aminotransferase family protein, producing the protein MKVVRTSFLSIIRYPLCSLPSASSNVNCNHKAFSLWVPAGLQQRSCESNLKNREGMVCVPEYGPMIPRSYKTALRKAVRGEGMYLFDEEGKAYIDGCCGALLSSVGHGNKEIADAIYKQLTTLEFAHPSRWYNDATMEASKEVASITPDGLNYVWLVSGGSEAIESALKLARQYFVERDGEGSSKYVMIARWNSYHGSTIGTMGLAGSMARRRTFFPLYQDHPKIASHYCYRCPYGLSYPSCDLRCAHALEHEIRRIGQQYVAAFVAEPIVGSTVGALHPPKEYWPIVRDICSRYDVLLIADEIMTGIGRTGKNFCLNHWNVTPDMICSAKALSGGYSPVGALIAKDEIVESLKKGSGAFQHGHTYNANPVTAAAVTATLRLIKREKLVENAALQGERFYKKLETLYQIPIVGEVRGMGLMRGIEIVANQSTKEAFSTSVNAAGVVTGECFKEGLVIYPGRGQIDGIEGDQFLVAPPLTVTESEIDEIFMRLERGLRSASDKLLSGK; encoded by the coding sequence ATGAAAGTAGTTCGCACTTCTTTTTTATCCATTATCCGTTATCCATTATGCTCCCTTCCTTCTGCCTCATCGAATGTCAATTGTAACCATAAGGCTTTTTCTCTGTGGGTTCCGGCCGGACTACAACAGAGATCCTGCGAGAGTAATTTAAAAAACAGAGAGGGGATGGTTTGTGTGCCGGAATATGGGCCTATGATTCCTCGTAGCTACAAAACGGCCCTCAGAAAGGCAGTTCGAGGTGAAGGGATGTACCTCTTCGATGAAGAAGGTAAAGCCTATATCGATGGCTGCTGCGGGGCGTTGCTTTCGAGCGTGGGGCATGGCAATAAAGAGATAGCTGACGCTATATACAAACAGCTTACAACTCTTGAGTTTGCCCACCCTTCCCGATGGTATAACGATGCGACCATGGAAGCGTCAAAAGAAGTAGCGTCTATTACCCCTGACGGGCTCAACTATGTCTGGCTCGTCAGCGGCGGAAGCGAAGCCATTGAATCTGCTTTGAAGCTGGCCAGACAATATTTTGTGGAGCGGGATGGAGAGGGCTCTTCTAAGTATGTCATGATAGCCCGTTGGAACTCCTATCATGGGAGTACTATTGGAACTATGGGATTAGCAGGCAGCATGGCTCGGCGAAGAACGTTCTTTCCGCTCTATCAGGATCATCCCAAAATAGCATCCCATTATTGCTACCGATGCCCCTATGGTCTTTCTTACCCTTCCTGTGATCTTAGGTGTGCCCATGCCCTGGAACATGAAATAAGAAGAATAGGGCAACAATATGTGGCAGCTTTTGTGGCTGAACCCATTGTTGGCTCCACCGTTGGCGCCTTGCACCCGCCAAAAGAATATTGGCCCATCGTTAGGGATATTTGTTCCAGATACGATGTGCTGCTTATTGCCGATGAAATTATGACGGGTATAGGCCGCACTGGTAAAAATTTCTGCCTGAACCATTGGAATGTGACGCCAGACATGATTTGTTCCGCAAAGGCCTTATCTGGAGGGTACTCCCCGGTAGGCGCCCTTATAGCAAAAGATGAAATTGTTGAATCTCTAAAAAAAGGCAGCGGAGCTTTTCAGCATGGTCATACCTACAACGCGAACCCGGTAACTGCCGCAGCTGTAACTGCAACCCTCCGTTTGATCAAACGGGAAAAACTTGTTGAAAATGCAGCTTTACAGGGAGAGCGGTTCTACAAAAAACTAGAGACACTGTATCAAATACCCATCGTTGGTGAAGTTCGCGGAATGGGTCTTATGAGAGGAATTGAAATCGTGGCGAACCAGAGTACCAAAGAAGCTTTTTCCACTTCTGTAAATGCGGCTGGCGTAGTTACAGGCGAATGTTTCAAGGAAGGGCTTGTGATTTACCCCGGCCGGGGACAAATCGATGGAATAGAGGGAGACCAGTTCCTGGTGGCTCCTCCTCTTACTGTTACAGAGAGTGAGATCGACGAAATCTTTATGCGTCTAGAAAGAGGGCTGAGGTCAGCAAGCGATAAATTGCTGTCTGGGAAATAA
- a CDS encoding TRAP transporter permease, whose product MTNSSTSTSQDVQPVDVDAKKRELHGWQYWIVAALALSASVFHLYTAVFGLRSAMYQRSIHWLFMGGLMFLLYPVSKNRPKNRIDWWDWVFAGLLIAGCLNIILNWEVITMREGAPITSDIYWGTIMILLVLEGTRRAMGLPLPIMATIALAYAFLGPYFPGILSHGGFALDEIAPFQYLRTDGIFGVPLGVSASFIFLFVLFGAVLSVSGAGQFFIDLSIALTGKSRGGPAKAAVVASALMGTVSGSSVANTVTTGAFTIPLMKTAGYRSEFAGAIVAAASTGGQVMPPVMGAAAFIMAQFLGISYWDIVIAAAIPAALYFFSIWAMVHFRAGKRGIRAMTDEEVPKIGPVLREGWHLLIPIITLVLFLATGYSAVKAVFWSIVCLVGASWLGDEKYRMTPKRVLNSLIDGAIGAVDVAAACACSGIVIGVIGITGVGLAFSSFVMSLSHGILPLALVLTMIGSIILGMGVPTTAQYIITSTLAAPALAQMGVPMMSAHLFCLYFGVLADVTPPVALATYAAAGIARSNAIKTGFTALVVAVAGFIVPYMFVYNSYLLFQGSLIKIVLGCATAFLGIIGLAAGVQGFFVTHLALWGRAALLSVPLLLIHPSLISNCLAVGIIALMFVIQKRRAAQVVSPVLEENPEQ is encoded by the coding sequence ATGACGAATTCTTCAACATCAACGTCGCAGGATGTTCAGCCAGTAGATGTGGATGCGAAGAAAAGAGAACTCCATGGCTGGCAGTATTGGATTGTAGCTGCTCTGGCCTTGTCGGCATCTGTTTTTCACCTCTATACGGCTGTTTTTGGGTTGCGTTCAGCAATGTACCAGCGAAGCATCCACTGGCTCTTTATGGGAGGGCTTATGTTCCTTCTATATCCAGTGAGTAAAAACAGGCCTAAGAATCGCATTGATTGGTGGGACTGGGTTTTCGCCGGGCTGCTTATAGCAGGATGTCTCAATATTATTCTTAACTGGGAAGTCATTACCATGAGGGAGGGAGCACCAATAACCTCAGATATATATTGGGGCACTATTATGATCTTGCTTGTTCTTGAAGGAACAAGAAGAGCTATGGGGCTGCCCTTGCCTATCATGGCTACGATTGCGCTGGCATATGCTTTTCTTGGTCCCTATTTTCCAGGCATCCTGTCCCATGGCGGATTTGCCCTTGATGAAATAGCTCCTTTTCAGTATTTGCGCACTGACGGAATATTTGGTGTTCCCCTGGGGGTATCTGCCTCCTTTATATTCCTTTTTGTTTTGTTTGGAGCGGTTCTTAGCGTTTCCGGGGCGGGGCAATTTTTTATTGACCTCTCCATCGCCCTAACAGGAAAAAGCCGTGGCGGCCCTGCCAAGGCGGCAGTTGTTGCCAGTGCTCTTATGGGAACCGTTTCCGGCAGTTCTGTAGCTAACACCGTTACGACTGGTGCTTTTACCATACCTCTCATGAAGACGGCCGGATATCGGTCTGAGTTTGCAGGCGCCATAGTTGCGGCAGCCTCTACTGGAGGACAAGTTATGCCTCCCGTTATGGGAGCGGCGGCCTTTATTATGGCCCAGTTCTTAGGCATTTCCTATTGGGATATTGTTATAGCCGCGGCTATTCCTGCGGCACTATACTTTTTTTCCATATGGGCTATGGTTCACTTCAGAGCCGGCAAAAGAGGAATCAGGGCCATGACCGATGAAGAAGTTCCCAAAATAGGGCCTGTATTGCGGGAAGGCTGGCATCTGCTAATTCCTATCATTACCCTTGTCCTTTTTCTTGCCACTGGGTATTCCGCGGTAAAAGCAGTTTTCTGGTCTATCGTCTGTCTTGTCGGAGCATCATGGTTAGGAGATGAAAAATACCGTATGACTCCCAAACGAGTTCTCAACTCACTTATTGATGGGGCCATCGGAGCTGTTGATGTTGCGGCAGCCTGTGCCTGTTCAGGAATAGTCATTGGCGTTATCGGGATCACCGGTGTAGGTCTAGCATTTTCATCATTTGTCATGAGCCTATCCCATGGGATACTTCCTCTGGCCCTTGTCTTAACCATGATCGGCTCAATTATCCTTGGCATGGGTGTGCCTACCACTGCCCAGTACATTATTACATCGACTCTGGCAGCGCCGGCATTGGCTCAAATGGGCGTTCCCATGATGTCTGCCCACCTATTCTGCCTATACTTTGGAGTACTGGCAGACGTGACACCCCCTGTCGCCCTTGCCACTTATGCCGCGGCGGGTATTGCCCGTTCCAATGCCATTAAAACTGGATTTACGGCCCTTGTCGTTGCTGTCGCAGGTTTTATAGTTCCCTATATGTTTGTGTATAACAGCTATCTTCTCTTTCAGGGCAGTTTAATCAAAATTGTTTTGGGCTGCGCTACGGCCTTTTTGGGAATCATTGGATTGGCGGCAGGCGTTCAGGGGTTTTTTGTTACCCATCTTGCCCTCTGGGGGCGGGCGGCTCTTCTTTCGGTTCCATTGCTGCTGATCCATCCTTCTCTTATATCGAATTGTTTAGCCGTGGGAATTATAGCGCTTATGTTTGTTATACAGAAACGAAGAGCAGCACAAGTTGTCTCTCCCGTGCTCGAAGAAAATCCGGAACAATAA
- a CDS encoding efflux RND transporter periplasmic adaptor subunit: MKFTKKLLILVTIIVALGGLSLFGPLKKKPEASQDGSSALPAAAKVSVITVEKTPLLRKGFEENSTIEAIERVVVYPKVTGRLEFFHVRQGDPIEKGQVVAVLDHRDIDAQIASLKARIAVAEAQVAEARAALNNAKTERERYERLLKEGFSTQQQLDNKVTAYLQAEARYKLSEATVLQTRSELKNLEVTLSEYYIKSPITGTVLNDYAHTTGAMMGPSLAVVEIANVETLKAVVKVPEARAIGLEKGMKGWIRSDGLGDKVFEGAIERISPFVKEDTRTVQVEVYVVNGQNGSRLVPGMFARVFIVRQEAENALVVPVDAVIKESEAKVLLVKDGKIKETPVKIGIETDSVLQITEGVAEGDIVVISGGRLLKDGDAVEVSQQE; this comes from the coding sequence ATGAAGTTTACAAAGAAACTGCTTATACTTGTTACCATCATAGTTGCTTTGGGCGGACTGTCTCTCTTCGGTCCATTAAAAAAGAAACCGGAAGCATCTCAAGACGGGTCTTCTGCCCTTCCAGCCGCGGCTAAGGTTTCTGTTATCACGGTAGAAAAAACGCCCTTATTGCGCAAAGGTTTTGAAGAAAACAGCACTATAGAAGCCATAGAGCGAGTTGTTGTGTATCCCAAGGTTACCGGGCGCCTTGAGTTTTTTCATGTCCGCCAGGGTGACCCTATAGAAAAAGGTCAGGTTGTCGCCGTTCTTGACCATAGAGATATCGACGCTCAAATTGCCTCGCTAAAAGCAAGAATAGCTGTGGCAGAAGCTCAGGTAGCAGAGGCAAGAGCCGCATTGAATAACGCGAAAACAGAACGTGAACGTTATGAGCGTCTGTTAAAGGAAGGTTTTTCAACCCAACAGCAGCTTGATAATAAAGTAACAGCCTATCTCCAGGCAGAAGCGCGGTACAAGCTTTCTGAAGCCACTGTTCTTCAGACTCGCTCTGAACTCAAGAATCTCGAAGTAACACTCTCTGAGTATTATATTAAGTCTCCCATAACAGGAACGGTGCTCAACGACTATGCTCATACCACCGGCGCAATGATGGGGCCATCCCTCGCTGTAGTGGAGATTGCCAACGTAGAAACGTTGAAGGCAGTTGTCAAAGTTCCAGAAGCAAGGGCCATTGGTCTGGAAAAGGGTATGAAGGGCTGGATCAGAAGCGATGGCCTTGGCGATAAAGTTTTTGAAGGGGCTATTGAGCGGATAAGCCCTTTCGTAAAAGAAGACACACGGACAGTTCAGGTTGAAGTCTATGTTGTCAATGGCCAAAACGGTTCCCGCCTTGTGCCTGGTATGTTCGCTCGAGTCTTTATCGTTCGCCAGGAAGCAGAAAACGCTTTGGTGGTTCCAGTGGATGCGGTGATAAAGGAAAGTGAAGCAAAAGTACTCCTCGTTAAAGACGGGAAGATTAAAGAAACGCCGGTAAAAATAGGGATAGAAACAGATTCCGTTCTTCAGATAACTGAAGGGGTTGCGGAAGGAGATATAGTTGTTATTTCTGGAGGCCGTCTTCTCAAGGATGGAGATGCAGTTGAGGTGTCACAGCAGGAATAA
- a CDS encoding CoA transferase subunit A: MPKKTIKPVMSAEEAVRFVKPGASLMVGGFNYGGVPYTLVDALVAADVRDLHLIANDTLYANDKFPQGVGHGKLVVNGQVRKVTASHIGLNRETQRLFNEDKMELELVPQGSFVERIRAGGFGLGGILTPTGVGTCYEEGKQTIEVEGKKYILELPLRADIAFIRAYKADRWGNLTYFGTNRNFNPAMATAADIVIAEVDSIVREGEIDPNDVVTPGILIDILVLKGDGYYASRT; the protein is encoded by the coding sequence ATGCCCAAAAAAACCATTAAACCTGTTATGTCGGCAGAAGAAGCAGTTCGTTTTGTCAAGCCAGGCGCCTCTTTGATGGTCGGCGGATTCAACTATGGTGGTGTGCCTTACACTCTGGTTGATGCCCTGGTTGCTGCTGATGTGCGGGACTTGCATCTCATAGCCAACGATACCTTATATGCCAACGATAAATTTCCCCAAGGAGTGGGACACGGCAAACTTGTAGTTAATGGCCAGGTGCGTAAAGTAACCGCTTCTCACATTGGGCTCAACAGGGAAACCCAGCGCCTTTTCAACGAAGACAAAATGGAACTTGAGCTTGTCCCTCAGGGAAGTTTTGTAGAGCGCATTCGTGCTGGTGGGTTTGGCCTGGGAGGCATTCTGACGCCGACGGGTGTCGGCACATGTTATGAAGAAGGCAAGCAAACAATAGAAGTGGAGGGGAAAAAATATATTCTTGAGCTTCCGCTGCGTGCCGACATAGCTTTTATTCGTGCTTACAAGGCAGACAGATGGGGGAATTTGACCTATTTTGGAACGAACAGGAACTTCAACCCGGCTATGGCTACGGCCGCGGACATTGTTATAGCAGAAGTTGATTCCATTGTGCGTGAGGGTGAAATAGATCCCAATGACGTAGTTACTCCTGGAATCCTCATAGATATCCTTGTGCTGAAAGGAGATGGATACTATGCTTCCAGAACTTGA